CTTCGTAAGGAGAGCGGCCTGGAAGTTACAGATAGAATCAACCTCTTTATCAACGGCTCCGACTCTGTGAAAGCGGCGGTCAGTACCTTTGAAGATCATCTCTTGAGTGAAACTCTGGGTGAAAGCTGGAGCTGGGAAGTCAAAGAGGGTGCTTCTGAAGGCAGCTGCGGTGATGACGAACCTTGTCATATCGCTCTTGTTAAGGCCTGATTCGCAAGCCTGATTTGATTATTAAATGAAATATTAACCCGGTAGTCTGTTTAAGATTAGCGGGTTTTTTTTAGAACTGTGACTTTGCCTGACCATGGATGGAAGTAATCCACATCTTTATATAGTCCACTTCTTCCCGGGGTGTCGTAAAATCATCTCTGTTCTCCCACCACTCATAGGACCTATATTCTTTGCCCCACTTATCCCAGTCGGCCTCTGCTGCTTCCTGAACCTCATCCCATAGAGTATCGACCTCAGCGAGAATCTGATCCAGCTCAAGAGCCGTGTCTAACATCTCACTGTATCTGCTGTTTTGTGCTGTTTCATAGCCTGGATGATTGACAAGTCTTTTGAAAATACCATTCTGGCTTTGGGCGTATTTACTGAAGGAAGGGGATTTCCTTTTTGTTATATAATTCTGTCCGAAACTCTGGTTATAATCCCAGGGGAGGAAATACCATAGTCCATGGGGGTTATGATAATGATAGGCATTTTTATTCATGGAATCACCGGCGCTGATAAAGGAGCTGAAAAACCACCAGTCGTAATAACTCTCCACACTGGCCATTGTTGAAAATCCATCACTGGCATCAGCAAACTCATCATCACTGCTGTTATTGACAAACAGGATAAGATCAGTCAAATCGTCATAGGCTCCGCGGTTTCCGCTTTCGGGAGTCCCCATTTTCTTACTGAATCCATCATAGAGTTCATTTTTAATGTAGAAATTAGCCTCCCGGGTATCTCCCTTGTAGAGATTCCCTCCTGATGTCATCTCTACAGAGTCCAGGGATGGGGTGGTAGAGCTGTCGGCATATCTATCGAAATACTGTTCGTTTACCGCATCAATTACCGTGTAGAGT
The window above is part of the Oceanispirochaeta sp. M1 genome. Proteins encoded here:
- a CDS encoding CotH kinase family protein, yielding MSLILILLFSLSFNSCSFMNSPVLPYENQEAMGLPVFYIHPKPISKDFYSPATVIYKGKSYDAEARIRGGFTAYSPKKSYTIRFSDSDLFNDPELGSEGFTDRKKILLVADFDDNSHIRNRLAQKIWEMMQDQGGGLYSSPVIQTDSSVVYTNGSFEGLYTVIDAVNEQYFDRYADSSTTPSLDSVEMTSGGNLYKGDTREANFYIKNELYDGFSKKMGTPESGNRGAYDDLTDLILFVNNSSDDEFADASDGFSTMASVESYYDWWFFSSFISAGDSMNKNAYHYHNPHGLWYFLPWDYNQSFGQNYITKRKSPSFSKYAQSQNGIFKRLVNHPGYETAQNSRYSEMLDTALELDQILAEVDTLWDEVQEAAEADWDKWGKEYRSYEWWENRDDFTTPREEVDYIKMWITSIHGQAKSQF